The Synergistaceae bacterium genomic interval TACGCGTATAACCTTTTGAGAGTCCTCGTCTGCGCGGTTTGCCCTTCACGTTAATTGTGTTCACTCCGTCGACCTTGACGTTGAAGACTTCCTCAACAGCATTGCGGATCTGAATCTTGTTCGCGCTCTTGTGTACCTCGAACGTGTACTTGTTCAGTGCCATTAACGAACTCGACTTCTCCGTGATTACCGGGCGGATGATTATGTCAT includes:
- the rplW gene encoding 50S ribosomal protein L23, with the protein product MNLAAHDIIIRPVITEKSSSLMALNKYTFEVHKSANKIQIRNAVEEVFNVKVDGVNTINVKGKPRRRGLSKGYTRTWKKAIVTLKPDQHIEFFEGASI